Below is a genomic region from Armatimonadota bacterium.
GTAGCAGAACGCAAGATCAGTTGTCAATGTTTGGCAAGCAAATCCAGCGGGTATACAAATGCAGAGCTTGATGAGGAGTAGTGACCTTGGGCGATATAGAGCAGCGCATCTGCGATAAAGTGCGATCACATATAGCGAAAGCCGGACTCTGGAACAGCGCCTACGGACTGCGCTCGCACCTGATATCACCGGCCCCCTTTGACCTCAGCACCGATCAGGTGGCGCAGTTGGAGAAGTTGGGCGAAGCGCTGTTCAGGTTCTATCATGGGGCAAATGAGCTTTATCTTCGCTCGAACCATGAATGGGTTCGCAATTATCTCGACATTGGTAAACCCGACGGCCTGATTCGCCATGCCCGCATGCATTATCACAAGCATTCGATCCCACGGATAATCCGGCCGGACATACTAATTAGATGCGACGGATTCGTCATAACTGAGCTAGACAGTGTGCCGGGCGGGTTTGGACATCTCGATTGCCTATCAGCAGCATACGATGATGCAGGTTTCGATTTGATCGGCTCTCCAAGAAGTGTTCGTGACGGTTTTGCACAATCACTGCGCGAGGCTGCCGGAATCGATGATCCGGTGTGCGCGATAGTTGTTTCGGAAGAATCCGTTGATTACCTGCCTGAGATGACGTATCTTGCGGGTGAACTCCAAAAGATCGAGCTGCGCGCATATACTCTGAGACCGAGTGAAATCGAGTTTACGGAAGGAGGGCTTTTTGTAGAGAAAGACTCTGAAAAACTGCGCATCGATCTGATTTATAGGTTTTTTGAACTGTTCGATCTGCTCAATATTCCCAAGTCCGAGTTGGTTTCGTATGCCGCGCGAAAGAAGACAACAATAGTGACCCCGCCATACAAACACTTTCTTGAAGAAAAGATGCTCCTTGCGTTTTTACACAGTGAATCGCTGAAGGATTACTGGGTCAAATCTCTCGGTGACGATAACTATAAGCTGCTTATCAGCACAGTATCGCCGACCTGGATCATGGACAATCGAGCAGTGCCGCCGCATGCGCAAATCTCCGGTTTCAAATGGAAAGGAAGGCCGATAAGAGATTGGCGAGAGATAATAGAAGGGACTCAAAAGGATAGACGCCTGGTGCTGAAGCCCTCCGGTTTCTCTCCACTTGCATGGGGGTCACGTGGAGTAAAGATAGGTCACGATATGCCCGGGAATGAGTGGGCTGATACCGCAAATACGGCTCTTTCAAGCTTTGAAAACTCCCCATATGTGATCCAGCCATATCATGACAGCGCTATCATTGGGGTAAAGTACTGTGATGAGAATCGAACACTGGAAATGCAGGCTCGCGTGAGGCTGTGTCCATATTATTTTGTAGCAGATGACCGGGCAAATTTGGGCGGGGTACTTGCTACGGCATGCCCAAAAGATAAAAAGCTGATACATGGAATGGTTGACGCGATTATGATGCCCTGTCAGTCAAAAAGCAGCAGGCTCTGAGTAATGATAGGCAGTTGTGGTGAAACAATATGCTGTATAAAATATCCGAACATGTCGAGCGTTTGATGGTCTACGAAGATGCCGTCAGAAAACAGTTTGAGGTCAGCGAACTTGAACTAGACGACAATATGATCGGCGAAGATGATCCGCTGCGAGAAAAAGAGCACGAAGTCGTGCCTGGCATGATCAACAAATACGGCAACCGCGTTTTGTGCCTAATGACGGCTGAATGCGCTGCCTACTGCCGGTTCTGTACTCGCAGGCGGCTTGTATCCGATATCGAGCGGGGACGGATCGACAAATCGCATATCGACAAATGGACCGATTACCTGAGTGCGCACCCGGAAATCAGCGAAGTGATACTGTCGGGAGGAGACCCGTTTATAGTCGATGATGACTTGTTCGATTATGCCGTCAGTGAAATATCGTCACTTGATACGATCAAGATTATACGGATCAGCACGCGCATGCCCGTCAGCGATCCGGCTCTCATTAACGACGCCAGACTCGAAGTAATAGAGCGAGTGGCGCAGCCTGTATACGTAGGCATACACTTCGAGCACCCGGCTGAGATCACCCGCGAAACTGTGCTCTGTTGCAAGAGACTTATGTCTTCCGGCGCTATCCTATATTCGCAGACTGTGTTTTTGAATGGTGTCAATGATGATTACCAGACGCTATATGACCTGTTCACAGGACTTCTCGAGATAGGCGTCCGGCCATATTATATATACCGCTGTGATCCGGTTCCAGGCGCGATGCATTTCCAGGTCGATCCGGCAAAGGAGCGCCACATCATGACTATGCTTAGAAAGGGACTATCCGGTTTGGCCTACCCGAATTATGTAATCGATGCGCCTGACGGAAGTGGAAAAATACCTGTGCCGCTTGAGTTCTGGGACTTGGATTTGACCACATATACCGACTATGAAAACAGAAAACACAAGGTTGTGGAATAACAAGTGTGTCGAATAAGACATAGGAAGGAATTACCATAGCCTAGGGATATACCTGTTTGCCTTCTTCATCGTATAACGTAATAGCATCAAGCGGACAAGCCTCTGCCGCCGCGAAAACCGTATCGTCATCGGAACCTTGTATATTGATGACAACCGCTTTTCCTTCGCTGTCTATCTCGAACACATCAGGCGCTGTTCCGACACATGCGCCGATCCCCTGGCACTTGATTCTGTCAACGACTATTTTGTAAGTCATATGAGCCTCCGATCCCTGATAGCATCAGGATATCCTGTATATCAAGAATAAAAACACGATGTACAACTAAAGAGCCGGGGTTAATCCCCCGGCCCATCTTCTCTCCCTCTCTTCTTCTTTCGATTTGCGCGCTATCGTCTCTTAAGCACAAACGCAAATCCGCCCAAAGCTGTCAGCAATGCAATAATGCTGTTGGGCTCTGGAATTACCATACCGAGTGTGTTGCCGCTTGACGGAAGTCCACCAGAAAGAGTAACGTCAACCACCTTATATGTATATATCGAATCGTACCAGAACTTAACAGTGTTTCCAGTACCTACACTGCCGTTTACCCACAGCACTGAGTTGTTGCTGGCACTGTTTGTAAAAGCGTGGTTGCTTCCCTGATTAGTAAAGGCAAGTTTATCCATATTACCGACACTAAACTCGGTAAGCGCCTCACTATCTAAGTATGCAGAACACTGATAGCTCAATGTATATTCGTAGTGATATGAACCGTTTGGATTAACCGTTACTTTTGCAGTCAGATTGTTCGAGTAGTCGGTAAACATATCTCCCATACTCAAACTCACGACACTCTGATATGGGTTTTCAGGAAATGCCCAAGCAACTACTCCCGTAACTACTACGAGAGCACATATTAAAGCGAATCTTATACTTCTCCTCATGCCAACCCTCCTTTATGAGGACGCATCCTGCCGCACGTGGAAAACTTCATTCGCGCAACAATCGCTTATTATTTGCGCCGCCTGATTATCAGTGACCCTGTTCCAACAGCGCCAAACGCCAGAACAAGCAGGCTGCTCGGCTCAGGAATCGTTTCGCCCATACCCAGAGTCTTGCCGATTGCCGCTGATCCGCCATCGACTGCGTAACAGTACACGTCGATATCCATCGGAGCACGACTGGATTGATAACTGAACACCCTGCTTCCGCCCACATCTAGTGCGCCGTTTTGCCATCCTATCCAGTTGCTGTTTCCATTGGCGGGATTGGTAAATATGCCTGCATCATTCGGCGTGTTGGATGCATTGTAATATGAGGCGTAATTTGGATTCTGGACTTTATAGATGTGAACAGTGGCGGGACCTATATCATAGGTCAAAGTATAGGTGTATGTGTAGATTCCGCCATCCAATGTGACTACTGCGTCACAGATAAGCTGTTGCACATTTCCAGACCCTTTGAGGGTGCTCGTTTTCTGGTCAACGATACCTGCTGATGCGCAAACACATAACATCAGTAACATGACCAAGGCAAAAACAGCCGTCGTCTTTACAGACTTCAATATCATTTTTCTCCTCCTGTTTGTGTGGGCTAATTGGTGCTTTTTGCATCATTCGAGATGCTATATACTGCTTAATAGAAGTCGCCCTCAACCGTATAAGCTGCACCCTGCTTACGGTTGGCGAGAAACCTTTTCAATCGATATGAGTTTATCCGCAAAACGGCTGCTTGTCAAGTGTCCTGTTTGAAATATTTACAAAACCCGGTAATTGTACCGGATCACGAGACTATAAGCCGATCACAGACATGTCCGTTTGTTTGCGGAGTTTGATTATCGGAATAATATGCGTGTCTATATATTTACACCCGCACACTCCCGTAACACACAGATACTGTCCAATCACCGGTTTGGGCAAGTTGCGGCATTCGACCCTTATGCCGTCATGACCCGAATTGTCTTGCATTCTACTGCCGTCATCAATATAGAAGAAGCTCTCCTGCTCGCCTCCCACATATTTTACCTTGCCCCATGTCCTGATCAGCACGCCGATATTGCGCAGTCCCGCGCCACCTGTCACACCCTTGGTATACTCGTTTACATCAGATCCGCCTATACTCCTGTTTGGCATGCCGAATGGTTTGGCCTGCTTAGTTTGGTTCTCCAAAATATCTACGCTGACCGCTTGAATGCTTCTCTCGCCGGAAGGAGTCGTCAAGTCGCCGACAACCGTGACCACGTCACCCTCTTCAACCACGGTTGAAGAGATAACGCGGATCCCACTGGTGCCGTTTTCTTCCTGTATATAAAACTCGGAGCCTCCCATTTCGACTGTCCCGGCACTCACTATTTTTCCGGTAGCGCGAACGCCCTGCTTATCCTGGCTGGGGAACGCATCGGCTATGACACTGAGGTTCGAAATTGGGTTTTCGATGGTCATTGTAGTCGATGTCCATCCCTGCGTTGCAACAGCGCTCGCGTCTATTGCTCGCACTTCGATTTTGTGTTGACCGACAGTATAGAGCGTGGAATCGAATGTGATAGAGTATGGTAAAGTCGTATCAGAGCCTAAGTGTTTTCCATCCATATAGAAATCCACGCTCGATATCCCATTTGAACCGGTCGCTGTTGCCGTAATAGTTGCGGAATCCCCGGTGAGAGGCACATCGGGTGAGAGCACAACCACTGTCGGAGGTGTCGAATATGGAGCCGTCAGTGGGTCTCCTACTACCACGGACTTCCAAAACAGCTTCGGACATGCCATATAGAAACTCTCAGCCAGGTTGTATCCCTTGGTATATCTATCAAACAATATATTTGGATATGTAGCATAGGCGGTATAAGGCTCAGACACAAAACCGGAGACACCGCATGCGCCTTTTGTTATCATATCCGCGATCAGCGATTGTGAGCTGGCCGGACAGGATTCGGGGTAACCTGCCTCCGGTGAAAATGTGCGTCCACTGCTGGATACATATGAGTCGGCAATTCCTCCAGGTGCGAAGGTGTTGCTCATGTAAGCGGAATAGGTAAATGATGGGTCATTGCTTCCCCAGCTAAAATAACCCATAAGATCTGTCTGGTCGTGCACAAACAACGACGTGTCATCATAAATGGTAGGTATACCCCTTGCGGACAGAGCAGTTTGAGCATCCGTCAACCATCCGTTCAACATAGTTGTTGAGCCGGAAGGATTCGATGAATAGTTTCGGTCTAAAACAATCGAACCGGTATGCTCAAGCGTATTGCTTCGGTCTATCATATTCTTAACGTCATCAAACGTGTAGCCATCAAGCCTTGTTACCAGATACAGGTGATATCCTCCGAGATCGAGTGTGTGGGAAAAGGATGTTTCAACAGGATCAAAGGCCTGCGGACCATATGGATTATCGAGGTCACCGGTCACACTTTGCTCGCCTGCGCAGGTCAAGATGTTGGTTATCGACAGCGGACCGCCGTATCCGTACTCAGTCCCGACTACTTTTAACGGCACGCCCTTTGTCATCACTATGTAGTCTATGCTGTCCAGAAAGCTGTTGTTTTGAAGAAATGTGCGGATGGGTGTGAGAATATTCGTGTCGAACTCGGATTTGCTCACCAGTTCATCAGTTGAGCACGAAATTCTGCAGATGTTTTCAGCGGGGATGTCACGCGCCTTTACATAATAATTGGCTATGCTGGTCGAAATGGTGCTGCGTTGGTTCAGCACGACAATGACGTTAAGACGTCCTCCACCGCATATAGCTTCAGCGGCGGCCAGAAGGAGAATCAACATGACGAACGTTAGCGTCCGGGCTTTGTTGAGCGCCGGTCGAATCACCTTTCTGGCCTCCTTCCCCCCCTCATATCATGAAGAATATATAATAATTGGTCAGATAAGGTATAGTGTTACGCCTTCGAGGAAAAATCTACTTCAGGAGCGCACACGTGAACAATGCTGCCAGAAATTACATGTCCACCACATTGGTTATACACGCCGTTTCTGCCAATTGTCAAGTTGTGATCACAAAAACAGGTAGTTGTACGGATACATTAAAGGCGCCAACCCAAAAGTGATATGTAGGAAGAGTATCGCTTTTCAATCGGCGCCGTGTTGTTATCAAAAGCAGGCTTGTCTATATATCTATTTTGAAACTCACTATCTGCTTCGAAGCTACCTTTGCTGATATTACGCCCTTACTTAAGTCCGCCTCGCCAGTCGATTTCTCGGATAAGTCAGTTTTCTCAGCTTTGCGAGCGCAATCCACACCTAAATTCACATCCAAACTATTTGATCCTGTGTTAAACCCTCTGAGAATCAGCGCATCGTCGGACTCTGCTTTCTTGATTGCGCTCAGGATAAACCTGTCATCATTATTTTCAATAAAACTCTTCTCCATCGGCAGATCACCATCATGCACGCCTGTCTGGCCGATAATAAGAGGCTCGTTGAACTCATGCGCCTGAACCCAACTCTTTGCTTCTTCCCAATCGCCTGAATGCGGGTAGATGGCGTATTCAAAAGTATGTTCGCCTATCATTTGGGCATCTGTTTGAAGCTCGGCTCCCCCTACTCCGCTGCCGGTTGCTCGGAGGAGTGTAAGTGCTATGGTCCTGGCTTCGTCATCTCTCACTTCATACTCAGGCAGACCCTTGTTGATGAGCGTAAACCCTACTCCACCGCCGCTGATATCCACAAACGATTTCTGCGGGTGTGTGGTCGGCAAAGGTTCTTTCCAGTCAGCGCAGACCGGAACGCTGATGCTTCGTTCGACAACATCAAATGCCTGCTCCGCATGCGAAACCGTAGCAGGGATACCCGTGGGGAAGAGCACTCGCAGTCGATGGTCTTTTGCTTGATTATCAATGATAGTCTTGAAATCCACACGCTTTGAGCCTGCCGCCAGAGTCACGAATGTTTTGACCTTGCATATAACGTTCTCATCTAATCGGCCTTCGCGAGTAGAATCGATACTTGCTGGAAGCTCCAGATCTGTCTCGATCTCAAAGACGACCCGCACCGCATTATTCTCTGCTATCGAGACTCTGCACTTTGCTCCCAGGCTGGTCACTACCTTATCGTTCATGGGCTTTATGTAATTGTAGCCGTCACCCACATCCGCGCCATCTTCAAAGATAAGGCAGGTCGTGTAAGCTGCGTCAGTCTGCTTGTCGAGTATATACAGCGTGCCGTCACTCGATACTGTAACCGCTAGATATTCGTTTTCTGCCGTATCGGGTCCAAGGAGCATGGTCGCTGGCTGCCTGTTGGGTTTATCAGTCACCTCTACCCGATACGCCTTATAGCCGACTGATGGGACATCCTTTACGGCAATAGCCATCCTGCATCTTCGCAGAGATGGTCCCTGCGGTATATCGTGACGGGTCTGGTCGATCAGCCACGGTGTAGATGTCTTGAGGAGAGCGCTGGGCACTTCCTCGCCGTCAGGGTTTGTAACCTTCAGTCCGCCCAAATGCCATTCGTTCGGAATATAGACGTCCGCCTCTACGACCTCGCTGCGCTTATATCCGAGTGTGTTAAACACTGCTGCAAGCACCATATGATCGGGATTGTCCGCAGTAGAGCCGATTTTATCGGTGATGAAGCTCATAGACTTCTTAACCAGAGGCTCGCATATCTGTGTGGCCTGCTCGAACCGATAGACCATCTCTTTATGGACCTGGTCTATGCTGCATCCGCAGATAGAGTCGTGCGGGCTGTTCTGAAGCAGGTATTTCCACGCAAGGTCTATATAGCTCTTCGGATACTCCGCGCCCAAAGCCCAAGCCCATGAGCACAGAGGCTCCACATACTTCTCTAAAAGTGTCTCGCTGGCATGGTTAGCCTGTTTGAGATGCATCCGGCTGGACATCACATGTGCCAGCACACTCTGCAGTCTCCATTTCCGGTTAGACCACCTGAGTTCACCCGTATATGTCTTCAACTCAGGTTTCTCACTCTTTACGGCTTCTACGAAGTCAGGCAGAGTGCTGTGAACCAGTTGAAGATCGTCCATCTTCTCATTCGCCAGCTTGATAATCTCGGGGGTCTTATACTGCGGGAAGATGTGATCGACCCCGTCCATAAAGAGCAGTTGGCTGGTTGTAGGTCTTTCGTCTATGCAGTCCTGAAGCAGAGCCTTGAGTTCTCCCAGGGTCTGATCCTCGTCTATGGGCTTGTCATCAT
It encodes:
- a CDS encoding KamA family radical SAM protein, with product MLYKISEHVERLMVYEDAVRKQFEVSELELDDNMIGEDDPLREKEHEVVPGMINKYGNRVLCLMTAECAAYCRFCTRRRLVSDIERGRIDKSHIDKWTDYLSAHPEISEVILSGGDPFIVDDDLFDYAVSEISSLDTIKIIRISTRMPVSDPALINDARLEVIERVAQPVYVGIHFEHPAEITRETVLCCKRLMSSGAILYSQTVFLNGVNDDYQTLYDLFTGLLEIGVRPYYIYRCDPVPGAMHFQVDPAKERHIMTMLRKGLSGLAYPNYVIDAPDGSGKIPVPLEFWDLDLTTYTDYENRKHKVVE
- a CDS encoding ferredoxin, with amino-acid sequence MTYKIVVDRIKCQGIGACVGTAPDVFEIDSEGKAVVINIQGSDDDTVFAAAEACPLDAITLYDEEGKQVYP
- a CDS encoding PEP-CTERM sorting domain-containing protein (PEP-CTERM proteins occur, often in large numbers, in the proteomes of bacteria that also encode an exosortase, a predicted intramembrane cysteine proteinase. The presence of a PEP-CTERM domain at a protein's C-terminus predicts cleavage within the sorting domain, followed by covalent anchoring to some some component of the (usually Gram-negative) cell surface. Many PEP-CTERM proteins exhibit an unusual sequence composition that includes large numbers of potential glycosylation sites. Expression of one such protein has been shown restore the ability of a bacterium to form floc, a type of biofilm.), with protein sequence MRRSIRFALICALVVVTGVVAWAFPENPYQSVVSLSMGDMFTDYSNNLTAKVTVNPNGSYHYEYTLSYQCSAYLDSEALTEFSVGNMDKLAFTNQGSNHAFTNSASNNSVLWVNGSVGTGNTVKFWYDSIYTYKVVDVTLSGGLPSSGNTLGMVIPEPNSIIALLTALGGFAFVLKRR
- a CDS encoding PEP-CTERM sorting domain-containing protein; the protein is MILKSVKTTAVFALVMLLMLCVCASAGIVDQKTSTLKGSGNVQQLICDAVVTLDGGIYTYTYTLTYDIGPATVHIYKVQNPNYASYYNASNTPNDAGIFTNPANGNSNWIGWQNGALDVGGSRVFSYQSSRAPMDIDVYCYAVDGGSAAIGKTLGMGETIPEPSSLLVLAFGAVGTGSLIIRRRK
- a CDS encoding TIGR03790 family protein; this encodes MIRPALNKARTLTFVMLILLLAAAEAICGGGRLNVIVVLNQRSTISTSIANYYVKARDIPAENICRISCSTDELVSKSEFDTNILTPIRTFLQNNSFLDSIDYIVMTKGVPLKVVGTEYGYGGPLSITNILTCAGEQSVTGDLDNPYGPQAFDPVETSFSHTLDLGGYHLYLVTRLDGYTFDDVKNMIDRSNTLEHTGSIVLDRNYSSNPSGSTTMLNGWLTDAQTALSARGIPTIYDDTSLFVHDQTDLMGYFSWGSNDPSFTYSAYMSNTFAPGGIADSYVSSSGRTFSPEAGYPESCPASSQSLIADMITKGACGVSGFVSEPYTAYATYPNILFDRYTKGYNLAESFYMACPKLFWKSVVVGDPLTAPYSTPPTVVVLSPDVPLTGDSATITATATGSNGISSVDFYMDGKHLGSDTTLPYSITFDSTLYTVGQHKIEVRAIDASAVATQGWTSTTMTIENPISNLSVIADAFPSQDKQGVRATGKIVSAGTVEMGGSEFYIQEENGTSGIRVISSTVVEEGDVVTVVGDLTTPSGERSIQAVSVDILENQTKQAKPFGMPNRSIGGSDVNEYTKGVTGGAGLRNIGVLIRTWGKVKYVGGEQESFFYIDDGSRMQDNSGHDGIRVECRNLPKPVIGQYLCVTGVCGCKYIDTHIIPIIKLRKQTDMSVIGL
- a CDS encoding glycoside hydrolase family 38 C-terminal domain-containing protein; translation: MSDKKYTAHVVSHTHWDREWYRTFQRFRMRLVEMTDYLIDLMESDPDYTYFVFDGQTIVLEDYLEIRPENEKRLRSLIEQGRILIGPWYNQPDEFLVSGESIVRNLLRGKQMCDDYGNYMAVGHVPDAFGHISQLPQILLGFGIDSAVLLRGITTDQVDAEFNWRGSDGSEVLAVKLPDNNSYSNFLYRLLDTLKHDDKPIDEDQTLGELKALLQDCIDERPTTSQLLFMDGVDHIFPQYKTPEIIKLANEKMDDLQLVHSTLPDFVEAVKSEKPELKTYTGELRWSNRKWRLQSVLAHVMSSRMHLKQANHASETLLEKYVEPLCSWAWALGAEYPKSYIDLAWKYLLQNSPHDSICGCSIDQVHKEMVYRFEQATQICEPLVKKSMSFITDKIGSTADNPDHMVLAAVFNTLGYKRSEVVEADVYIPNEWHLGGLKVTNPDGEEVPSALLKTSTPWLIDQTRHDIPQGPSLRRCRMAIAVKDVPSVGYKAYRVEVTDKPNRQPATMLLGPDTAENEYLAVTVSSDGTLYILDKQTDAAYTTCLIFEDGADVGDGYNYIKPMNDKVVTSLGAKCRVSIAENNAVRVVFEIETDLELPASIDSTREGRLDENVICKVKTFVTLAAGSKRVDFKTIIDNQAKDHRLRVLFPTGIPATVSHAEQAFDVVERSISVPVCADWKEPLPTTHPQKSFVDISGGGVGFTLINKGLPEYEVRDDEARTIALTLLRATGSGVGGAELQTDAQMIGEHTFEYAIYPHSGDWEEAKSWVQAHEFNEPLIIGQTGVHDGDLPMEKSFIENNDDRFILSAIKKAESDDALILRGFNTGSNSLDVNLGVDCARKAEKTDLSEKSTGEADLSKGVISAKVASKQIVSFKIDI